In Vespula pensylvanica isolate Volc-1 chromosome 16, ASM1446617v1, whole genome shotgun sequence, the following proteins share a genomic window:
- the LOC122634887 gene encoding dual 3',5'-cyclic-AMP and -GMP phosphodiesterase 11-like isoform X3 produces the protein MMSFPNAVKLAASGGKPSVAVAASAHPPVLWSSRRKPGLHLRSIEEPRMTAETAAPCLQGVQGVQGVMAGQGMLQQVQDGKSTGSYYTSTTTVYDPEYARMEAWLDEHPDFVNDYFLRKVTRQTVDMWLVSHATPTSSSSSCMELSSPTHPGGGSSSSGRGASSGGSGATTPVRKISAHEFERGGLLKPIVNTIDGTPTFLSVSSGDADQSGGQPVGSTNSARPQRRSRHELRHLDEKDLIFELVKDICNELDVRSLCHKILQNVSTLLHADRGSLFLVQGERGGGHVPSLQNHEASVNNTDNGTSRLEPSGNQDCGQTYSKSRCLVSKLFDVCSRSTLLEMEKKDEIKIPWGTGIVGYVAESGEPVNIPDAYKDSRFNREIDALTGYRTRALLCMPIKDCNGDVVGVAQVINKLGGEAQFTAQDEKVFAGYLQFCGIGLRNAQLYEKSQLEVKRNQVLLDLARMIFEEQSTIEHMVLRILTHTQSLIQCQRVQVLLVHKASKGSFSRVFDFEANDLTGEDSDSRTSPFESRFPINVGITGYVATTGETVSIPNAYEDPRFDPSVDEGTGFRHRTILCMPIKNSSGQIIGVIQLINKFDDLPFTKNDENFVEAFAIFCGMGIHNTHMYEKAVIAMAKQSVTLEVLSYHASASLEDAQRLRGLRVPSSAHFQLHDFKFDDIHMEDDETLTACLRMFLDLDFVERFHIDYDVLCRWLLSVKKNYRNVTYHNWRHAFNVAQMMFAILTATQWWKVFGEIECLALIIACLCHDLDHRGTNNSFQIKASSPLAQLYSTSTMEHHHFDQCLMILSSQGNQILSNLSPEEYSRVVKVLEEAILSTDLAVYFRKRGAFFSLARGGGYNWAYGDHRELLRGMLMTVCDLAAITKPWEVEKRVAELVSSEFFEQGDIERRTLNITPIDIMNREKEDQLPMMQVGFIDSICLPIYEAFALLSDKLEPLVEGVRNNKRHWLEIAESKCQTENCTNHDRTSTPSDDDNEEINEQADQ, from the exons GCCTGCACTTGCGGAGCATCGAGGAGCCGAGGATGACGGCGGAGACGGCAGCTCCTTGTCTGCAGGGGGTGCAAGGGGTGCAGGGCGTTATGGCGGGTCAGGGCATGTTGCAACAGGTGCAAGATGGAAAGTCCACGGGAAGTTATTACACCTCGACTACGACCGTCTACGATCCGGAATACGCTCGAATGGAGGCCTGGCTCGACGAGCACCCCGACTTCGTCAACGATTATTTTCTCAG GAAGGTGACACGGCAAACGGTAGACATGTGGTTAGTGTCGCACGCGACGCCAACGTCGTCCTCGAGCAGCTGCATGGAATTGTCGAGTCCAACGCACCCCGGTGGTGGTTCCTCGTCCTCTGGCCGAGGTGCCTCCAGCGGCGGTTCCGGGGCCACCACGCCGGTCAGGAAGATCTCCGCTCACGAGTTCGAGCGAGGTGGCCTTTTGAAGCCGATCGTCAATACGATCGACGGTACGCCGACCTTCCTAAGCGTTTCCTCCGGCGACGCGGATCAATCCGGCGGACAGCCGGTTGGCTCGACTAATTCTGCTCGGCCCCAAAGACGATCTAGGCACGAGCTGAGGCATCTGGACGAGAAGGATCTTATATTCGAGCTG GTCAAGGATATCTGCAACGAGTTGGACGTCAGATCTTTGTGCCACAAGATCCTTCAGAACGTGAGCACTTTGCTCCACGCCGATCGCGGCTCGTTGTTCCTGGTCCAAGGCGAGAGGGGTGGCGGGCACGTACCCTCCTTGCAAAATCACGAGGCGAGCGTTAACAATACCGACAATGGAACCTCCCGACTGGAACCGTCCGGCAACCAGGATTGCGGCCAAACCTATTCCAAAAGTAGGTGTCTCGTCTCGAAGCTCTTCGACGTTTGCTCGAGATCGACTCTCCTCGAGATGGAGAAGAAGGACGAAATCAAGATACCTTGGGGAACCGGGATCGTTGGTTACGTCGCCGAAAGCGGAGAACCTGTCAACATACCAGACGCTTACAAG GATTCGAGGTTTAATCGTGAGATCGACGCGCTTACGGGGTACAGAACGAGAGCGTTGCTGTGTATGCCGATCAAGGATTGCAACGGCGACGTCGTCGGGGTCGCCCAGGTCATCAACAAGCTCGGCGGAGAGGCGCAATTCACGGCGCAGGATGAAAAGGTCTTTGCCGGTTACTTGCAATTCTGTGGAATCGGTCTGAGGAATGCCCAACTTTACGAGAAGAGTCAGTTGGAAGTAAAGAGGAATCAA GTGCTGTTGGATCTAGCCAGAATGATCTTCGAGGAGCAGAGTACGATAGAACACATGGTCCTGAGGATCTTAACTCACACGCAATCGTTGATACAATGTCAGCGCGTTCAG GTATTATTGGTGCATAAGGCATCGAAAGGAAGCTTCTCTCGCGTGTTCGACTTCGAGGCGAACGATCTCACGGGCGAAGATTCCGATTCTCGTACGAG TCCGTTCGAGAGTAGATTTCCTATAAACGTCGGCATCACCGGATACGTGGCGACGACAGGCGAG ACGGTCAGCATACCAAATGCCTACGAAGATCCAAGATTCGATCCGTCCGTCGACGAAGGTACGGGCTTTCGACATCGCACCATACTCTGTATGCCCATAAAGAATTCATCCGGACAAATAATCGGCGTTATACAACTCATCAACAAATTCGACGATCTTCCTTTTACAAAAAACGACGAGAACTTTGTCGAGGCGTTCGCCATATTCTGCGGCATGGGGATACACAATACGCACAT GTACGAGAAGGCTGTGATAGCGATGGCCAAACAAAGCGTTACTTTGGAAGTACTGAGTTACCACGCGTCGGCGTCTTTGGAGGATGCTCAAAGGCTGAGG GGATTAAGAGTGCCATCCTCGGCGCACTTTCAATTACACGACTTCAAATTCGACGACATACATATGGAGGACGACGAGACTCTCACGGCTTGCTTAAGAATGTTTCTCGATCTGGACTTTGTCGAGCGTTTTCACATAGACTACGACGTACTTTGTAGATGGTTACTCAGCGTTAAGAAGAATTATCGGAACGTAACTTATCACAATTGGAGACACGCCTTCAATGTCGCTCAAATGATGTTTGCCATTTTGACT GCCACACAGTGGTGGAAAGTCTTCGGTGAAATCGAATGTCTCGCATTGATCATTGCCTGTCTCTGTCACGATCTCGATCATCGTGGTACCAACAATTCTTTTCAAATCAA GGCTTCTTCCCCGCTGGCGCAACTTTATTCAACTTCCACGATGGAACATCACCACTTCGATCAATGTCTAATGATACTGAGCAGTCAGGGTAATCAGATCTTGTCGAATCTTTCACCGGAGGAATATTCTCGAGTGGTCAAGGTCCTCGAGGAGGCTATTCTATCGACCGATCTTGCCGtctattttcgaaaaagaggAGCCTTTTTCAGCTTGGCGCGAGGTGGCGGCTATAATTGGGCATACGGCGATCATCGTGAACTTTTGCGTGGTATGTTGATGACCGTATGCGATTTGGCGGCCATCACGAAACCTTGGGAGGTCGAGAAGAGAGTGGCCGAGTTGGTCAGCAGTGAATTTTTTGAACAGGGCGACATCGAAAGGCGGACGTTAAATATTACGCCAATC GATATTATgaatagggagaaagaggatcaGTTGCCGATGATGCAAGTTGGCttcatcgattcgatttgCCTCCCCATATACGAG GCATTCGCTTTACTATCGGACAAATTGGAGCCCTTGGTCGAAGGTGTCAGGAACAACAAGCGACATTGGTTAGAAATTGCGGAGTCCAAGTGCCAAACAGAAAATTGCACGAATCACGACAGGACGTCGACGCCAtccgacgacgataacgaagaGATCAACGAACAAGCGGACCAATAG
- the LOC122634887 gene encoding dual 3',5'-cyclic-AMP and -GMP phosphodiesterase 11-like isoform X6: MQLKKAMLKIFDQCLHLRSIEEPRMTAETAAPCLQGVQGVQGVMAGQGMLQQVQDGKSTGSYYTSTTTVYDPEYARMEAWLDEHPDFVNDYFLRKVTRQTVDMWLVSHATPTSSSSSCMELSSPTHPGGGSSSSGRGASSGGSGATTPVRKISAHEFERGGLLKPIVNTIDGTPTFLSVSSGDADQSGGQPVGSTNSARPQRRSRHELRHLDEKDLIFELVKDICNELDVRSLCHKILQNVSTLLHADRGSLFLVQGERGGGHVPSLQNHEASVNNTDNGTSRLEPSGNQDCGQTYSKSRCLVSKLFDVCSRSTLLEMEKKDEIKIPWGTGIVGYVAESGEPVNIPDAYKDSRFNREIDALTGYRTRALLCMPIKDCNGDVVGVAQVINKLGGEAQFTAQDEKVFAGYLQFCGIGLRNAQLYEKSQLEVKRNQVLLDLARMIFEEQSTIEHMVLRILTHTQSLIQCQRVQVLLVHKASKGSFSRVFDFEANDLTGEDSDSRTSPFESRFPINVGITGYVATTGETVSIPNAYEDPRFDPSVDEGTGFRHRTILCMPIKNSSGQIIGVIQLINKFDDLPFTKNDENFVEAFAIFCGMGIHNTHMYEKAVIAMAKQSVTLEVLSYHASASLEDAQRLRGLRVPSSAHFQLHDFKFDDIHMEDDETLTACLRMFLDLDFVERFHIDYDVLCRWLLSVKKNYRNVTYHNWRHAFNVAQMMFAILTATQWWKVFGEIECLALIIACLCHDLDHRGTNNSFQIKASSPLAQLYSTSTMEHHHFDQCLMILSSQGNQILSNLSPEEYSRVVKVLEEAILSTDLAVYFRKRGAFFSLARGGGYNWAYGDHRELLRGMLMTVCDLAAITKPWEVEKRVAELVSSEFFEQGDIERRTLNITPIDIMNREKEDQLPMMQVGFIDSICLPIYEAFALLSDKLEPLVEGVRNNKRHWLEIAESKCQTENCTNHDRTSTPSDDDNEEINEQADQ; this comes from the exons GCCTGCACTTGCGGAGCATCGAGGAGCCGAGGATGACGGCGGAGACGGCAGCTCCTTGTCTGCAGGGGGTGCAAGGGGTGCAGGGCGTTATGGCGGGTCAGGGCATGTTGCAACAGGTGCAAGATGGAAAGTCCACGGGAAGTTATTACACCTCGACTACGACCGTCTACGATCCGGAATACGCTCGAATGGAGGCCTGGCTCGACGAGCACCCCGACTTCGTCAACGATTATTTTCTCAG GAAGGTGACACGGCAAACGGTAGACATGTGGTTAGTGTCGCACGCGACGCCAACGTCGTCCTCGAGCAGCTGCATGGAATTGTCGAGTCCAACGCACCCCGGTGGTGGTTCCTCGTCCTCTGGCCGAGGTGCCTCCAGCGGCGGTTCCGGGGCCACCACGCCGGTCAGGAAGATCTCCGCTCACGAGTTCGAGCGAGGTGGCCTTTTGAAGCCGATCGTCAATACGATCGACGGTACGCCGACCTTCCTAAGCGTTTCCTCCGGCGACGCGGATCAATCCGGCGGACAGCCGGTTGGCTCGACTAATTCTGCTCGGCCCCAAAGACGATCTAGGCACGAGCTGAGGCATCTGGACGAGAAGGATCTTATATTCGAGCTG GTCAAGGATATCTGCAACGAGTTGGACGTCAGATCTTTGTGCCACAAGATCCTTCAGAACGTGAGCACTTTGCTCCACGCCGATCGCGGCTCGTTGTTCCTGGTCCAAGGCGAGAGGGGTGGCGGGCACGTACCCTCCTTGCAAAATCACGAGGCGAGCGTTAACAATACCGACAATGGAACCTCCCGACTGGAACCGTCCGGCAACCAGGATTGCGGCCAAACCTATTCCAAAAGTAGGTGTCTCGTCTCGAAGCTCTTCGACGTTTGCTCGAGATCGACTCTCCTCGAGATGGAGAAGAAGGACGAAATCAAGATACCTTGGGGAACCGGGATCGTTGGTTACGTCGCCGAAAGCGGAGAACCTGTCAACATACCAGACGCTTACAAG GATTCGAGGTTTAATCGTGAGATCGACGCGCTTACGGGGTACAGAACGAGAGCGTTGCTGTGTATGCCGATCAAGGATTGCAACGGCGACGTCGTCGGGGTCGCCCAGGTCATCAACAAGCTCGGCGGAGAGGCGCAATTCACGGCGCAGGATGAAAAGGTCTTTGCCGGTTACTTGCAATTCTGTGGAATCGGTCTGAGGAATGCCCAACTTTACGAGAAGAGTCAGTTGGAAGTAAAGAGGAATCAA GTGCTGTTGGATCTAGCCAGAATGATCTTCGAGGAGCAGAGTACGATAGAACACATGGTCCTGAGGATCTTAACTCACACGCAATCGTTGATACAATGTCAGCGCGTTCAG GTATTATTGGTGCATAAGGCATCGAAAGGAAGCTTCTCTCGCGTGTTCGACTTCGAGGCGAACGATCTCACGGGCGAAGATTCCGATTCTCGTACGAG TCCGTTCGAGAGTAGATTTCCTATAAACGTCGGCATCACCGGATACGTGGCGACGACAGGCGAG ACGGTCAGCATACCAAATGCCTACGAAGATCCAAGATTCGATCCGTCCGTCGACGAAGGTACGGGCTTTCGACATCGCACCATACTCTGTATGCCCATAAAGAATTCATCCGGACAAATAATCGGCGTTATACAACTCATCAACAAATTCGACGATCTTCCTTTTACAAAAAACGACGAGAACTTTGTCGAGGCGTTCGCCATATTCTGCGGCATGGGGATACACAATACGCACAT GTACGAGAAGGCTGTGATAGCGATGGCCAAACAAAGCGTTACTTTGGAAGTACTGAGTTACCACGCGTCGGCGTCTTTGGAGGATGCTCAAAGGCTGAGG GGATTAAGAGTGCCATCCTCGGCGCACTTTCAATTACACGACTTCAAATTCGACGACATACATATGGAGGACGACGAGACTCTCACGGCTTGCTTAAGAATGTTTCTCGATCTGGACTTTGTCGAGCGTTTTCACATAGACTACGACGTACTTTGTAGATGGTTACTCAGCGTTAAGAAGAATTATCGGAACGTAACTTATCACAATTGGAGACACGCCTTCAATGTCGCTCAAATGATGTTTGCCATTTTGACT GCCACACAGTGGTGGAAAGTCTTCGGTGAAATCGAATGTCTCGCATTGATCATTGCCTGTCTCTGTCACGATCTCGATCATCGTGGTACCAACAATTCTTTTCAAATCAA GGCTTCTTCCCCGCTGGCGCAACTTTATTCAACTTCCACGATGGAACATCACCACTTCGATCAATGTCTAATGATACTGAGCAGTCAGGGTAATCAGATCTTGTCGAATCTTTCACCGGAGGAATATTCTCGAGTGGTCAAGGTCCTCGAGGAGGCTATTCTATCGACCGATCTTGCCGtctattttcgaaaaagaggAGCCTTTTTCAGCTTGGCGCGAGGTGGCGGCTATAATTGGGCATACGGCGATCATCGTGAACTTTTGCGTGGTATGTTGATGACCGTATGCGATTTGGCGGCCATCACGAAACCTTGGGAGGTCGAGAAGAGAGTGGCCGAGTTGGTCAGCAGTGAATTTTTTGAACAGGGCGACATCGAAAGGCGGACGTTAAATATTACGCCAATC GATATTATgaatagggagaaagaggatcaGTTGCCGATGATGCAAGTTGGCttcatcgattcgatttgCCTCCCCATATACGAG GCATTCGCTTTACTATCGGACAAATTGGAGCCCTTGGTCGAAGGTGTCAGGAACAACAAGCGACATTGGTTAGAAATTGCGGAGTCCAAGTGCCAAACAGAAAATTGCACGAATCACGACAGGACGTCGACGCCAtccgacgacgataacgaagaGATCAACGAACAAGCGGACCAATAG
- the LOC122634887 gene encoding dual 3',5'-cyclic-AMP and -GMP phosphodiesterase 11-like isoform X5: MQLKKAMLKIFDQCKCLHLRSIEEPRMTAETAAPCLQGVQGVQGVMAGQGMLQQVQDGKSTGSYYTSTTTVYDPEYARMEAWLDEHPDFVNDYFLRKVTRQTVDMWLVSHATPTSSSSSCMELSSPTHPGGGSSSSGRGASSGGSGATTPVRKISAHEFERGGLLKPIVNTIDGTPTFLSVSSGDADQSGGQPVGSTNSARPQRRSRHELRHLDEKDLIFELVKDICNELDVRSLCHKILQNVSTLLHADRGSLFLVQGERGGGHVPSLQNHEASVNNTDNGTSRLEPSGNQDCGQTYSKSRCLVSKLFDVCSRSTLLEMEKKDEIKIPWGTGIVGYVAESGEPVNIPDAYKDSRFNREIDALTGYRTRALLCMPIKDCNGDVVGVAQVINKLGGEAQFTAQDEKVFAGYLQFCGIGLRNAQLYEKSQLEVKRNQVLLDLARMIFEEQSTIEHMVLRILTHTQSLIQCQRVQVLLVHKASKGSFSRVFDFEANDLTGEDSDSRTSPFESRFPINVGITGYVATTGETVSIPNAYEDPRFDPSVDEGTGFRHRTILCMPIKNSSGQIIGVIQLINKFDDLPFTKNDENFVEAFAIFCGMGIHNTHMYEKAVIAMAKQSVTLEVLSYHASASLEDAQRLRGLRVPSSAHFQLHDFKFDDIHMEDDETLTACLRMFLDLDFVERFHIDYDVLCRWLLSVKKNYRNVTYHNWRHAFNVAQMMFAILTATQWWKVFGEIECLALIIACLCHDLDHRGTNNSFQIKASSPLAQLYSTSTMEHHHFDQCLMILSSQGNQILSNLSPEEYSRVVKVLEEAILSTDLAVYFRKRGAFFSLARGGGYNWAYGDHRELLRGMLMTVCDLAAITKPWEVEKRVAELVSSEFFEQGDIERRTLNITPIDIMNREKEDQLPMMQVGFIDSICLPIYEAFALLSDKLEPLVEGVRNNKRHWLEIAESKCQTENCTNHDRTSTPSDDDNEEINEQADQ, from the exons GCCTGCACTTGCGGAGCATCGAGGAGCCGAGGATGACGGCGGAGACGGCAGCTCCTTGTCTGCAGGGGGTGCAAGGGGTGCAGGGCGTTATGGCGGGTCAGGGCATGTTGCAACAGGTGCAAGATGGAAAGTCCACGGGAAGTTATTACACCTCGACTACGACCGTCTACGATCCGGAATACGCTCGAATGGAGGCCTGGCTCGACGAGCACCCCGACTTCGTCAACGATTATTTTCTCAG GAAGGTGACACGGCAAACGGTAGACATGTGGTTAGTGTCGCACGCGACGCCAACGTCGTCCTCGAGCAGCTGCATGGAATTGTCGAGTCCAACGCACCCCGGTGGTGGTTCCTCGTCCTCTGGCCGAGGTGCCTCCAGCGGCGGTTCCGGGGCCACCACGCCGGTCAGGAAGATCTCCGCTCACGAGTTCGAGCGAGGTGGCCTTTTGAAGCCGATCGTCAATACGATCGACGGTACGCCGACCTTCCTAAGCGTTTCCTCCGGCGACGCGGATCAATCCGGCGGACAGCCGGTTGGCTCGACTAATTCTGCTCGGCCCCAAAGACGATCTAGGCACGAGCTGAGGCATCTGGACGAGAAGGATCTTATATTCGAGCTG GTCAAGGATATCTGCAACGAGTTGGACGTCAGATCTTTGTGCCACAAGATCCTTCAGAACGTGAGCACTTTGCTCCACGCCGATCGCGGCTCGTTGTTCCTGGTCCAAGGCGAGAGGGGTGGCGGGCACGTACCCTCCTTGCAAAATCACGAGGCGAGCGTTAACAATACCGACAATGGAACCTCCCGACTGGAACCGTCCGGCAACCAGGATTGCGGCCAAACCTATTCCAAAAGTAGGTGTCTCGTCTCGAAGCTCTTCGACGTTTGCTCGAGATCGACTCTCCTCGAGATGGAGAAGAAGGACGAAATCAAGATACCTTGGGGAACCGGGATCGTTGGTTACGTCGCCGAAAGCGGAGAACCTGTCAACATACCAGACGCTTACAAG GATTCGAGGTTTAATCGTGAGATCGACGCGCTTACGGGGTACAGAACGAGAGCGTTGCTGTGTATGCCGATCAAGGATTGCAACGGCGACGTCGTCGGGGTCGCCCAGGTCATCAACAAGCTCGGCGGAGAGGCGCAATTCACGGCGCAGGATGAAAAGGTCTTTGCCGGTTACTTGCAATTCTGTGGAATCGGTCTGAGGAATGCCCAACTTTACGAGAAGAGTCAGTTGGAAGTAAAGAGGAATCAA GTGCTGTTGGATCTAGCCAGAATGATCTTCGAGGAGCAGAGTACGATAGAACACATGGTCCTGAGGATCTTAACTCACACGCAATCGTTGATACAATGTCAGCGCGTTCAG GTATTATTGGTGCATAAGGCATCGAAAGGAAGCTTCTCTCGCGTGTTCGACTTCGAGGCGAACGATCTCACGGGCGAAGATTCCGATTCTCGTACGAG TCCGTTCGAGAGTAGATTTCCTATAAACGTCGGCATCACCGGATACGTGGCGACGACAGGCGAG ACGGTCAGCATACCAAATGCCTACGAAGATCCAAGATTCGATCCGTCCGTCGACGAAGGTACGGGCTTTCGACATCGCACCATACTCTGTATGCCCATAAAGAATTCATCCGGACAAATAATCGGCGTTATACAACTCATCAACAAATTCGACGATCTTCCTTTTACAAAAAACGACGAGAACTTTGTCGAGGCGTTCGCCATATTCTGCGGCATGGGGATACACAATACGCACAT GTACGAGAAGGCTGTGATAGCGATGGCCAAACAAAGCGTTACTTTGGAAGTACTGAGTTACCACGCGTCGGCGTCTTTGGAGGATGCTCAAAGGCTGAGG GGATTAAGAGTGCCATCCTCGGCGCACTTTCAATTACACGACTTCAAATTCGACGACATACATATGGAGGACGACGAGACTCTCACGGCTTGCTTAAGAATGTTTCTCGATCTGGACTTTGTCGAGCGTTTTCACATAGACTACGACGTACTTTGTAGATGGTTACTCAGCGTTAAGAAGAATTATCGGAACGTAACTTATCACAATTGGAGACACGCCTTCAATGTCGCTCAAATGATGTTTGCCATTTTGACT GCCACACAGTGGTGGAAAGTCTTCGGTGAAATCGAATGTCTCGCATTGATCATTGCCTGTCTCTGTCACGATCTCGATCATCGTGGTACCAACAATTCTTTTCAAATCAA GGCTTCTTCCCCGCTGGCGCAACTTTATTCAACTTCCACGATGGAACATCACCACTTCGATCAATGTCTAATGATACTGAGCAGTCAGGGTAATCAGATCTTGTCGAATCTTTCACCGGAGGAATATTCTCGAGTGGTCAAGGTCCTCGAGGAGGCTATTCTATCGACCGATCTTGCCGtctattttcgaaaaagaggAGCCTTTTTCAGCTTGGCGCGAGGTGGCGGCTATAATTGGGCATACGGCGATCATCGTGAACTTTTGCGTGGTATGTTGATGACCGTATGCGATTTGGCGGCCATCACGAAACCTTGGGAGGTCGAGAAGAGAGTGGCCGAGTTGGTCAGCAGTGAATTTTTTGAACAGGGCGACATCGAAAGGCGGACGTTAAATATTACGCCAATC GATATTATgaatagggagaaagaggatcaGTTGCCGATGATGCAAGTTGGCttcatcgattcgatttgCCTCCCCATATACGAG GCATTCGCTTTACTATCGGACAAATTGGAGCCCTTGGTCGAAGGTGTCAGGAACAACAAGCGACATTGGTTAGAAATTGCGGAGTCCAAGTGCCAAACAGAAAATTGCACGAATCACGACAGGACGTCGACGCCAtccgacgacgataacgaagaGATCAACGAACAAGCGGACCAATAG